One genomic window of Amphiura filiformis chromosome 3, Afil_fr2py, whole genome shotgun sequence includes the following:
- the LOC140148186 gene encoding metalloproteinase inhibitor 2-like, with amino-acid sequence MASTKFSLWIYHMNYKMFLLILIICASLQAVFSCICMPMHPQKQYCRAQYVISGRIVSSTWKQIDEHFNNSDAFDGQLPEDVAWGNELVQVQKNFSIPRFELHNWEMEYAVKVQQVFKTSADYPIATGQVLLLRSRPKHGHLCGISLQDKKNYVLGGPVPGHINLCDWAQIYNTVTRRQKQGLRRGYQKQCDTCEVFSCDPEFCNPPSSNKVCVYAGLMHSEDALEWDESDCIARHSRCQQKGKKGRCRWQNNGEMTQCQSRYGIQDWFTFRNF; translated from the exons ATGGCAAGCACCAAATTTTCACTTTGGATTTATCACAtgaattacaaaatgtttttactgattttgataatttgcGCATCTCTGCAAGCTGTCTTTTCATGCATCTGTATGCCCATGCATCCACAAAAGCAGTACTGCAGAGCACAATATG TGATAAGTGGTCGAATTGTGAGTAGCACATGGAAGCAGATTGATGAACATTTCAACAATTCTGATGCCTTTGATGGCCAGTTACCAGAGGATGTAGCATGGGGCAATGAGCTGGTACAAGTACAGAAAAACTTTTCCATACCAAG GTTTGAGCTGCATAACTGGGAGATGGAGTATGCAGTCAAAGTGCAACAGGTCTTCAAAACTTCTGCTGACTATCCCATTGCAACAGGACAGGTGCTGTTGTTGAGAAGCAGGCCTAAACATGGACATCTCTGTGGCATCAGCTTGCAGGATAAGAAGAACTATGTTCTTGGAG GTCCTGTTCCTGGTCATATTAATCTGTGTGATTGGGCTCAAATATATAACACTGTCACCAGACGACAAAAGCAAGGTCTGAGAAGAGGATACCAGAAGCAATGTGATACATGTGAG GTATTTTCCTGTGATCCTGAATTCTGCAACCCACCATCCAGCAACAAAGTTTGTGTCTATGCTGGTCTCATGCACTCTGAGGATGCCCTTGAGTGGGACGAATCGGACTGCATAGCCAGGCACTCAAGATGTCAACAAAAGGGGAAGAAAGGACGATGCAGATGGCAGAACAATGGAGAGATGACGCAGTGTCAAAGCCGCTATGGCATCCAGGATTGGTTCACATTTAGAAATTTTTAA